The window GAGTAGATGTCGATGCTGGCACCCGATGACAGaccttgtactgacctcttccAGTTCACTATCAGGTCAGTGTATTCAATTGAGAAGGTGAAAATGAATGAAATTGATGAGAACGTACTTGGCGTTTCAATCATTCCAACTAGATTTCCGACCTCTGAAGGGATACTTCCAGTGAAGCTGTTGTGTGACAAGTCAAGTATTTGAAGCTTACTTAAGTTGGAAATGCTACAAGGAACTGAACCTTGTAGGAAATTATTCCTCAAATTCAAGCTTCTAAGTGTGGACATTTCTGAGATAAAATTTGGGAATTCTCCTGTGATTCTGTTGTCATGAAGATCAAGATGCTCAAGCATGTAAAAATTGGTCAGGTTCCTCTTCAAACTCCCTGAAAAATTGTTTCCCCCTAAGGCTAAAATTCTGGTTTCTTGTGAAAAGGTTAGAGGAACATCACCGGAGAAGTCATTAAAGGATAAGTCAACATACGCAACAAAAGAAGTTGGATCAAAAAATGGAATTGTGCCAGAAAGTCTGTTCTTTGACAAGTCCAACAGTAACAAGCGATAAATATTGGTGATGGAGCTCGGAATTTTTCCAGAGAAACTATTCTCAGCCAATATGAGAACCATAATCGTGGTAGCATTACCCATGTTTTCTGGCAGCTCCCCCGAAAACCTGTTTCTTGAAAGGTCAAGAAGAGATAGACTTCTGGAATGGAAGAGACTAGGAAGGAGAGAACCTGTTAGATTGTTATCTGACAGAATAATAGTTCCAAGTTCCATTTCTGCAAGCCACTGAGGGAAAGTTCCTACGAGCTTGTTGTCACTCAAATCCAAGTAATCAATACTTCTTTGTGAAGAAATCCATTCTGGGATCGGTCCTACAAGGCCGCAAGACTGAAGGGACAGTCCAGATAACATGCATTGAGGCACTATCTTGGCATTGTTGTTCCATTTCAATGCATTTTTTCCAAGAAACAGATTTTTCAGAGCCTTCATGTGGAATAACCAAGATGGAATCTCTCCAGTAAGCATATTGTTATCCAATTTAAGAGTCTCCAATTTGGTCATGTTCTTTATTGAACTTGGAATGACACCAGTCAGCTTGTTCTTGCTCAAGGCCAAAGTAGACAGATTTGACAAGCTCCCCATCTCAGTTGGAATCTGCTGTGAAAATAGATTTTCCCTTAAATCCAACACTTGCAATCCCTTCAAGTTCAATATAGAAAGTGGGAATCCACCAGAAAAGTGGTTGTTTCTGAGGGACAATTCTTGAATCTTGCTGAGGTTTCCAATCTCCACGGGAATGTTTCCACCAAGAAAGTTGTCATCAAGCTTCAATGTTCTCAACTTTTGAAGAAATCCTACTTCAGGAACCAAAACACCAGTAAGCAAATTCTCACTCAAGTCTAGATATTGGAGGTGCCTTAAGTGAAAAACTTGTGGAGGAATAGAGCCAGTAAAGTTATTCTGCATCAACTCAAGATGAACTAAGTTTCCAAGACTGGCGATCCATTCACCCGGTATTTGGccttttatgtgatttgaggacaAGATAAGCATCATCAAAGATTTTATTCCGAAAAGGGGTGCCAAAACAGAAGAACTGACCGCAACAGGTTCAAGAGATTGAAGAGAAACAAGGGAATCCAGATAGAGAGCAATCACAGCTTTAGAATTTGATTTAGAGTCACAAATGACTCTATCCCAAGTACAACAATCGGAGGTGGAATTCCAGTCCTCTAGTGCAAAGCTGAAGAAACCATCTGAAGAAGATGAATTAACAGCAGCATTCTTGAGGAATGCAGATTTAAACTTGAGAAGGGCTTGTTTTTGATCAATTGGACAGCAAAAAGCAGCTCTAAAGAAACTAAGAAATCCCAGTGAAAGAAGCAGTAGGCATAGTTTAGTCATGGTTGGTTCGAATACTCTTTGAAATATTCTTTTGTCAAACTATCAGTTCTTTTTCTTCAAGTAAGGCATTAATGAGCACAATATGGTTTTATAGGAAGATAATTTTGCCCATACTAGTTGAGTCAATGGATTGTGTACGGAAATCACAAATCAGTTGCCTTTCTAGTTGATTAGAATAGGAGTCAAGTCATTCTAGTGGTTAGGTGAAGTCAAATGAATTGAGTATTACAGTGACAAATCGTTCTTTGTGGTTGACTATAGGGTGGTAGCTAGTCATTGTAGTGATTAAAGTCAATGTGGCACTAGTGTTTTTGGTCTGAAAATAGAATATAAACAAGTGAAGATCGTTTGGCTTGCTTTTGGTGAGCAATTTTGACTGGTTATCTCTCAGCATTGGGATTTTCCATGGACGTTAGAAAAATTTACATCATTCTAATATTTTGGGTATTTTATAGGTGTAACTTTCACAGACCCCTTGAGGTTCCAAAAACTAGCAGTTAGTCCCTTGAGATTTGAGAAAGTGGCATATACATCCTTTTGTGTTAGAAGTAAGGCTGTCCAACGTGACGGGACGGGACGGAGCTGTCCAACGTGACAGGACTGTCCCGTCCCGGTCCCGTCCCGCGTCCCATCCCACTTAATTCTAAACGGGATGGGGccatgttaaacgggacacgggatgtacatttcgtcccgtttgtcccgtcccgtcccgcctgtcccgcttcctttttttttttttttgaattctagTCGTTGGGCAACGGCTCCAGTTGCTTacaaaattttagaaaatttttattatgctacaaaataattttctggtatatattatcctactgttacacaaatattatggtatatttatggaatttctgttgtatttggtaagtataaaactaatccaactaatgcaccggccattaatgaaatgattgcaaaattttaaaagtattttttccctattccccaagtttatttaatttctactatacttaacacatctttaaaattaagaggtgcaaagggacttc is drawn from Nicotiana tabacum cultivar K326 chromosome 9, ASM71507v2, whole genome shotgun sequence and contains these coding sequences:
- the LOC107829703 gene encoding uncharacterized protein LOC107829703, with protein sequence MTKLCLLLLSLGFLSFFRAAFCCPIDQKQALLKFKSAFLKNAAVNSSSSDGFFSFALEDWNSTSDCCTWDRVICDSKSNSKAVIALYLDSLVSLQSLEPVAVSSSVLAPLFGIKSLMMLILSSNHIKGQIPGEWIASLGNLVHLELMQNNFTGSIPPQVFHLRHLQYLDLSENLLTGVLVPEVGFLQKLRTLKLDDNFLGGNIPVEIGNLSKIQELSLRNNHFSGGFPLSILNLKGLQVLDLRENLFSQQIPTEMGSLSNLSTLALSKNKLTGVIPSSIKNMTKLETLKLDNNMLTGEIPSWLFHMKALKNLFLGKNALKWNNNAKIVPQCMLSGLSLQSCGLVGPIPEWISSQRSIDYLDLSDNKLVGTFPQWLAEMELGTIILSDNNLTGSLLPSLFHSRSLSLLDLSRNRFSGELPENMGNATTIMVLILAENSFSGKIPSSITNIYRLLLLDLSKNRLSGTIPFFDPTSFVAYVDLSFNDFSGDVPLTFSQETRILALGGNNFSGSLKRNLTNFYMLEHLDLHDNRITGEFPNFISEMSTLRSLNLRNNFLQGSVPCSISNLSKLQILDLSHNSFTGSIPSEVGNLVGMIETPSTFSSISFIFTFSIEYTDLIVNWKRSVQGLSSGASIDIYSWLDLSKNHLSGEIPSSIGKLRGLKMLNISYNGLKGKIPATVGNLENLESLDLSHNSLSGPIPQSFTKLQQLTTLDVSNNHLKGKIPVGGQMDTMDDPTYYANNSGLCGFQIQLQCPENKSPQAMEPENESKEPWFAWEAVWIGFPVGFLVSILVIFLTGLFTPKKPTQQRSLLRRHARN